From the genome of Segatella hominis, one region includes:
- a CDS encoding NADP-dependent isocitrate dehydrogenase translates to MEKIQMTTPLVEMDGDEMTRILWKMIKDELILPFVDLKSEYYDLGLPYRDKTNDQVTIDSAEAAKKYGVAVKCATITPNAQRMDEYHLHKMWKSPNGTIRSIMDGTVFRAPITIPSIHPCVKNWEKPITIARHAYGDVYKSVEIRADEPGVAKLVFEGKSGKKQEVEIHNFEGAGVIQGMHNTDKSIRSFAHSCFKFAIDTKQDLWFATKDTISKTYDAQFRKIFEEVYESDYKEKFAELGIEYFYTLIDDAVARVIRSKGGFIWACKNYDGDVMSDMLSTAFGSLAMMTSVLVSPDGKYEYEAAHGTVTRHYYRYLKGEDTSTNPMATIFAWSGALKKRGELDGIQALQDFADQLEAACFETLNDGIATKDLVNLMEGVEAKAVNSAGFIAAIRERLEKRLA, encoded by the coding sequence ATGGAAAAGATTCAGATGACAACTCCTTTGGTGGAGATGGATGGTGACGAGATGACAAGAATCCTCTGGAAGATGATCAAGGATGAACTGATCCTTCCTTTCGTAGATTTGAAGTCAGAGTATTATGACCTTGGTTTGCCTTACCGTGACAAGACCAATGACCAGGTGACTATCGACTCTGCTGAGGCTGCCAAGAAATATGGTGTAGCCGTGAAGTGTGCTACGATTACTCCTAATGCCCAGCGTATGGACGAATATCATCTCCACAAGATGTGGAAGAGCCCTAATGGCACTATCCGTAGCATCATGGATGGTACTGTGTTCCGTGCTCCTATCACGATTCCAAGCATTCACCCTTGCGTGAAGAACTGGGAGAAGCCGATTACTATCGCCCGTCATGCTTATGGCGATGTATATAAGAGTGTGGAAATCCGTGCTGATGAGCCGGGAGTTGCCAAACTCGTATTCGAGGGTAAGAGCGGAAAGAAGCAGGAAGTGGAGATTCACAACTTCGAAGGTGCTGGTGTTATTCAGGGTATGCACAATACCGACAAGAGTATCCGCAGCTTTGCTCATAGCTGTTTCAAGTTTGCCATCGATACCAAGCAGGATTTGTGGTTTGCTACCAAGGATACCATTTCCAAGACTTACGATGCTCAGTTCCGCAAGATTTTCGAGGAAGTGTATGAGAGCGATTACAAGGAGAAGTTTGCAGAACTCGGCATTGAGTACTTCTATACATTGATTGATGATGCCGTGGCTCGTGTTATCCGCAGCAAGGGCGGATTCATCTGGGCATGTAAGAACTATGATGGTGATGTGATGAGCGATATGCTCAGTACAGCCTTCGGTTCTTTGGCGATGATGACCTCCGTATTGGTTTCTCCAGACGGCAAGTATGAGTACGAGGCTGCTCATGGCACAGTAACCCGCCACTACTACCGTTATCTGAAGGGCGAAGATACATCTACCAACCCAATGGCAACAATTTTCGCATGGAGTGGAGCGCTGAAGAAGCGTGGCGAGTTGGATGGCATTCAGGCATTGCAGGATTTCGCCGATCAGCTCGAAGCAGCATGTTTCGAAACCCTGAACGATGGTATTGCCACCAAGGACCTCGTCAACCTGATGGAAGGTGTAGAGGCAAAGGCAGTCAACTCAGCCGGTTTCATTGCAGCCATCCGTGAGAGGTTAGAGAAGAGATTAGCATAG
- a CDS encoding OmpA family protein has translation MKQNKFLVMALMAGALLATSCASKKELQNCQNENRELSSNYQNTKEQLAASQARVTTLEDQLAQMKKDYKSMQNALDKSLNNASQNNISIDKLVDQINESNQYIRHLVEVKSKSDSLNMVLTNNLTRSLSKDELKEVDVQVMKGVVYISLADNMLYQSGSYEVNSRAQETLSKIAKIIMDYKDYDVLVEGNTDNVPVSTTSAKMKNIRNNWDLSALRASSVVQYLQDHFGVDPKRLTAGGRGEYNPVTTNDSEVGKQRNRRTQIIITPKLDQFMDLIDKAPESDK, from the coding sequence ATGAAGCAGAACAAATTTTTAGTAATGGCTTTGATGGCTGGCGCATTGTTGGCCACAAGTTGTGCAAGTAAGAAGGAACTTCAGAATTGCCAGAACGAGAACAGAGAGTTGTCAAGCAACTATCAGAATACAAAGGAGCAGTTGGCTGCTTCTCAAGCTCGTGTAACAACTCTCGAAGACCAGCTTGCTCAGATGAAGAAGGACTATAAGTCTATGCAGAATGCGCTCGACAAGAGTTTGAACAACGCAAGTCAGAACAACATCAGCATCGACAAGCTCGTTGACCAGATCAATGAGTCTAACCAGTACATCCGCCACTTGGTAGAGGTGAAGAGCAAGAGCGATTCTCTCAACATGGTGCTTACCAACAACTTGACCCGCTCTCTCAGCAAGGATGAGTTGAAGGAGGTTGACGTACAGGTGATGAAGGGTGTGGTTTACATCTCTTTGGCTGACAATATGCTCTACCAGAGCGGTAGCTATGAGGTAAACAGCCGTGCTCAGGAGACTTTGAGCAAGATTGCCAAGATCATCATGGACTACAAGGACTACGATGTACTCGTAGAGGGTAATACAGATAACGTACCAGTTAGCACTACAAGTGCCAAGATGAAGAACATCCGCAACAACTGGGACCTCTCTGCTCTCCGTGCATCTTCTGTAGTACAGTACTTGCAGGATCACTTCGGCGTAGATCCTAAGCGTTTGACCGCTGGTGGCCGTGGTGAGTACAACCCTGTAACTACCAACGATTCTGAGGTTGGCAAGCAGCGCAACCGTCGCACTCAGATTATCATCACTCCTAAGCTCGACCAGTTCATGGACTTGATCGACAAGGCTCCAGAGAGCGATAAGTAA
- the purL gene encoding phosphoribosylformylglycinamidine synthase — protein MILFFRTPSKSVIATEIDHKPSQDEINELCWLYGDATLEDAQQLQGFYVGPRREMITPWSTNAVEITQNMSLNGISRIEEYFPVDSEDAEHDPMLQRMYNGIGQDVFTVNHQPEPIKYVDDLEKYNEEEGLALSEDEMAYLHKLEKENGRPLTDSEIFGFAQINSEHCRHKIFGGQFIIDGKEMESSLFNMIKKTTNENPNKILSAYKDNVAFSQGPVIEQFAPADQTTSDFFQVKDIESVISLKAETHNFPTTVEPFNGAATGTGGEIRDRMGGGVGSWPIAGTACYMTAYPRLKDDNGKSDVERDWEDILPVRKWLYQTPEQILIKASNGASDFGNKFGQPLITGSVLTFEHQENGEKYAYDKVIMLAGGVGYGKKRDYKKGEPQKGNKVVVVGGDNYRIGLGGGSVSSVDTGRYSNGIELNAVQRANPEMQKRAYNLVRALVENDENPVVSIHDHGSAGHLNCLSELVEECGGEIDMAKLPIGDKTLSAKEIIANESQERMGLLIDEKYIEEVQKIADRERAPMYVVGETTGDAHFSFKQADGVKPFDLDVAQMFGHTPKTVMVDETVERKYEDVTYSADNLDEYLQRVLQMEAVACKDWLTNKVDRSVTGKIARQQGQGQIQLPLSDCGVVALDYRGEKGIVTAMGHAPQAGLADPKAGSVLSVAESLTNIVWAPLADGMDSISLSANWMWPCRSQKGEDARLYEGVKALSDFCCAIHVNVPTGKDSLSLTQQYPNGEKIIAPGTVIVSAGGEVSDVKKVVSPVLVNDKNSSLYHIDFSFDEQRLGGSAFAQSLGKVGSDVPTVKNPEYFVDCFNAVQELINRGWVMAGHDISAGGLITTLLEMTFANVEGGMKINLHDIADADIIKTLFAENPGVVIQVSDAHKDELKAFFDENGIGYAKIGYPAPELRKIIIKKEGFEHEFDIDALRDDWYKTSYLLDRKQSMNGMAKKRYTNYKKQPIEMNFGYGFKGTLASYGLDANRRTPSGIKAAIIREKGTNGEREMAYSMYLAGFDVKDVMMTDLISGRETLEDVNFIVFCGGFSNSDVLGSAKGWAGAFLYNPKAKEALDKFYAREDTLSLGICNGCQLMVELNLINPEHKHRSHLCHNTSKKFESTFLGLTIPQNDSVMFGSLSGDKLGIWVAHGEGRFYLPEPEDHYNIIAKYNYAEYPGNPNGSDYNVAGICSADGRHLAMMPHLERAIFPWQNAWYPADRRNDEVTPWIEAFVNARQWIEERAFKK, from the coding sequence ATGATTCTTTTTTTCAGAACTCCATCTAAGAGTGTGATTGCGACCGAGATTGACCACAAGCCTTCTCAGGACGAAATCAATGAACTTTGTTGGCTTTATGGTGACGCGACTTTAGAGGACGCCCAGCAGTTGCAGGGCTTCTATGTCGGCCCACGCCGTGAAATGATTACTCCTTGGAGTACGAATGCCGTTGAGATTACTCAGAACATGAGTCTTAACGGCATTTCGCGTATCGAGGAGTACTTCCCTGTAGATAGCGAAGACGCTGAGCACGACCCTATGCTCCAGCGTATGTACAACGGTATCGGACAGGATGTGTTCACCGTGAACCACCAGCCAGAACCTATCAAGTACGTCGATGACCTCGAGAAGTATAACGAGGAAGAGGGTCTTGCCCTCAGCGAGGACGAAATGGCTTATCTCCACAAGCTGGAGAAAGAGAACGGACGCCCTCTCACCGACAGCGAAATCTTCGGTTTCGCACAGATCAACTCAGAGCACTGCCGCCACAAGATTTTCGGCGGCCAGTTTATCATCGACGGTAAGGAGATGGAGTCTTCTCTCTTCAACATGATCAAGAAGACCACCAACGAGAATCCTAACAAGATCCTCTCTGCTTACAAGGACAACGTGGCTTTCTCTCAGGGTCCTGTTATCGAGCAGTTTGCTCCAGCCGATCAGACTACCAGCGATTTCTTCCAGGTGAAGGACATCGAGAGTGTCATCTCCCTGAAGGCTGAAACTCACAACTTCCCTACTACTGTAGAGCCTTTCAACGGTGCTGCTACGGGTACGGGTGGTGAAATCCGCGACCGTATGGGTGGTGGTGTTGGTTCATGGCCTATCGCAGGTACTGCCTGCTACATGACTGCTTATCCTCGCTTGAAGGATGACAACGGCAAGAGCGATGTGGAGCGCGACTGGGAAGATATCCTGCCTGTGCGTAAATGGCTCTATCAGACTCCTGAGCAGATTCTCATCAAGGCATCTAACGGTGCTTCTGACTTCGGCAACAAGTTCGGTCAGCCTCTCATCACAGGTTCTGTGCTTACTTTCGAGCACCAGGAGAACGGCGAGAAGTATGCTTACGACAAGGTAATCATGCTCGCTGGTGGTGTAGGTTACGGCAAGAAGCGTGACTATAAGAAGGGCGAGCCACAGAAGGGCAACAAGGTTGTAGTAGTAGGTGGTGATAACTATCGCATCGGTCTCGGTGGCGGTTCTGTTTCTTCTGTAGATACAGGTCGTTACAGCAATGGCATCGAGTTGAACGCTGTTCAGCGTGCCAACCCTGAGATGCAGAAGCGTGCTTACAACCTGGTTCGTGCACTCGTTGAGAACGATGAGAACCCTGTAGTCAGCATCCACGACCACGGTTCTGCTGGTCACTTGAACTGTCTCTCTGAGTTGGTAGAAGAGTGCGGTGGCGAAATCGACATGGCTAAGTTGCCTATCGGTGACAAGACTTTGAGCGCTAAGGAAATCATCGCCAACGAGAGTCAGGAGCGTATGGGCTTGCTCATCGACGAAAAATATATTGAAGAGGTACAGAAGATTGCCGACCGTGAGCGTGCTCCTATGTACGTGGTAGGTGAGACTACTGGCGATGCTCACTTCAGCTTCAAGCAGGCTGACGGTGTGAAGCCATTCGACCTCGACGTGGCTCAGATGTTCGGTCATACTCCTAAGACCGTCATGGTGGATGAGACCGTAGAGCGTAAATATGAAGATGTAACTTACTCTGCCGACAACCTCGACGAGTACTTGCAGCGTGTTCTCCAGATGGAGGCTGTGGCTTGTAAGGACTGGCTGACCAACAAGGTGGACCGTTCCGTAACGGGTAAGATTGCCCGTCAGCAGGGTCAGGGCCAGATTCAGTTGCCACTTTCAGACTGTGGTGTCGTAGCACTCGACTACCGTGGCGAGAAGGGTATCGTAACCGCTATGGGTCATGCTCCTCAGGCTGGTTTGGCTGATCCTAAGGCTGGTTCTGTACTCTCTGTAGCAGAGTCATTGACCAATATCGTATGGGCTCCTTTGGCAGATGGCATGGACAGCATCAGCCTCTCTGCTAACTGGATGTGGCCTTGCCGCAGTCAGAAGGGTGAGGATGCTCGTTTGTACGAGGGTGTGAAGGCATTGTCAGACTTCTGCTGCGCCATCCACGTGAACGTACCAACAGGTAAGGACTCTCTCTCATTGACCCAGCAGTATCCTAACGGCGAGAAGATCATCGCTCCAGGTACCGTTATCGTAAGTGCTGGTGGTGAGGTTTCAGATGTCAAGAAGGTGGTTAGTCCAGTTCTCGTCAACGACAAGAACTCAAGCCTCTATCATATCGACTTCAGCTTCGACGAGCAGCGCCTCGGTGGTTCTGCCTTCGCTCAGAGCTTGGGCAAGGTGGGCAGCGATGTTCCTACCGTAAAGAACCCAGAGTACTTCGTTGATTGCTTCAACGCTGTACAGGAACTCATCAACCGCGGTTGGGTAATGGCTGGTCACGATATCAGTGCCGGTGGTTTGATTACTACTCTCCTCGAGATGACATTCGCCAACGTAGAGGGTGGTATGAAGATCAACCTCCACGACATCGCTGATGCTGACATCATCAAGACTCTCTTCGCTGAGAACCCAGGTGTTGTTATTCAGGTAAGCGATGCCCACAAGGACGAGTTGAAGGCATTCTTCGATGAGAACGGTATCGGCTATGCTAAGATTGGTTATCCTGCTCCTGAGCTCCGCAAGATCATCATCAAGAAGGAAGGCTTCGAGCACGAGTTTGATATCGACGCTTTGCGCGACGACTGGTATAAGACATCTTACCTCCTCGACCGCAAGCAGAGCATGAACGGTATGGCTAAGAAGCGCTATACCAACTATAAGAAGCAGCCTATCGAGATGAACTTCGGCTACGGCTTCAAGGGCACTCTCGCAAGTTATGGTCTCGACGCTAACCGTCGCACTCCATCAGGCATCAAGGCAGCTATCATCCGTGAGAAGGGTACTAATGGTGAGCGTGAAATGGCTTACTCTATGTATCTCGCTGGCTTCGACGTGAAGGACGTAATGATGACCGACTTGATTTCTGGTCGTGAAACTTTGGAGGATGTGAACTTCATCGTATTCTGCGGTGGTTTCTCTAACTCCGACGTTCTCGGTTCTGCCAAGGGTTGGGCTGGTGCATTCCTCTACAATCCTAAGGCTAAGGAGGCACTCGACAAGTTCTATGCCCGTGAGGATACCCTTTCACTCGGTATCTGTAACGGTTGCCAGCTGATGGTTGAGTTGAACCTCATCAATCCTGAGCACAAGCATCGTTCACACCTCTGCCACAATACTTCCAAGAAGTTTGAGAGTACATTCCTCGGTTTGACTATTCCTCAGAACGACAGTGTGATGTTTGGTAGCCTGAGCGGTGATAAGCTCGGTATCTGGGTAGCTCACGGTGAGGGTCGTTTCTACTTGCCAGAGCCAGAGGATCACTACAACATCATTGCGAAGTATAACTATGCTGAGTATCCAGGCAATCCTAACGGCAGTGACTACAACGTAGCAGGTATCTGCTCTGCAGATGGTCGCCACTTGGCTATGATGCCACACTTGGAGCGTGCTATCTTCCCATGGCAGAACGCTTGGTATCCAGCTGATCGCCGCAACGACGAGGTAACTCCTTGGATTGAAGCATTTGTCAATGCACGTCAGTGGATTGAAGAAAGAGCTTTTAAAAAGTAA
- a CDS encoding chromate transporter, producing MNNSVSYLTLFKTFMKIGIVTFGGGYAMIPIIESEVVDKHHWMTKEEFLDAIATTQVCPGALAINMSSLLGYKLAKIPGAIVCTLGASLPSFLIILAIAMFFHQFEDNKVIAAMFAGIRPAVVALIAVPTFSLAKSAHISFVNCWVPILSALLIWLMGVNPIWVIIVAALGGYVYGQFIQPTE from the coding sequence ATGAATAATAGCGTAAGTTATCTTACATTATTCAAAACATTTATGAAGATTGGCATAGTCACCTTTGGTGGTGGCTATGCCATGATTCCTATTATAGAATCCGAAGTCGTCGATAAGCATCATTGGATGACGAAGGAGGAATTCTTGGATGCCATCGCTACTACCCAGGTTTGTCCGGGCGCCTTGGCCATCAACATGAGTTCCCTGCTCGGATATAAGTTGGCAAAGATACCGGGAGCCATTGTCTGCACCCTCGGCGCTTCGTTGCCTTCCTTCCTTATTATATTAGCGATTGCTATGTTTTTCCATCAGTTTGAGGACAACAAGGTGATTGCGGCGATGTTTGCAGGTATCCGTCCTGCCGTCGTGGCTCTGATAGCCGTTCCTACCTTTTCATTGGCCAAGAGTGCCCACATCTCGTTCGTCAACTGCTGGGTTCCTATCTTATCTGCCCTCCTGATATGGCTGATGGGTGTCAACCCTATCTGGGTAATTATCGTAGCTGCCTTAGGTGGATACGTCTATGGCCAGTTTATCCAACCGACGGAGTAA